The Brassica napus cultivar Da-Ae chromosome C7, Da-Ae, whole genome shotgun sequence genome has a segment encoding these proteins:
- the LOC125590614 gene encoding uncharacterized protein LOC125590614 produces MLHDCGMLEFPFTGDMLSWVGKRAGGTTVRCRLDRAVGNADWHENFPHSTVKYLRLWGSDHRPILADILIKPTRRSKKFKFDKRWLDNEELRQVILEGWKSPDLPANANIMEHISSCRKALSEWRRQHNINSAKLVEELKEKVEGLYADDNATTEEIAAALKELSDALKAEEMFWKQKSRVFWLREGDKNTKFFHALTKQRRARNKITQLLDANGNIVEDEEGLVAIATSYFRQIFESSIPEDIEEALSEVPTTVTGSMNDNLTAPVTEWEVKLALFAMHPDKAPGPDGMTALFYQKFWDIVKEDLTLMVNKFLFDGTVTNGLNDTNICLIPKTPKPNDMAQFRPISLCNVSYKIISKVLCQRLKKVLPGLISETQSAFVAGRQISDNIMIAQEMFHALRTKPSGRNKRMAIKTDMSKAYDRMEWSFIEAVMRKMGFSETWITWIMRCITSVKYKVLMNGQPRGHIVPATRLEIKDVLGIHNDGGMGKYLGIPEDISGSKCKLFAFLKDNLMHRVNGWTGRWLSKGGKEVMIKSILLALPTYVMSTFLLPLEICENLASAIAQFWWSSNPPKRGIHWAKWEKVCLPKEEGGIGFRLIHEFNLALLAKQLWRLTQYPDSLVARVLRGRYYRMTSPLREVSASNPSYVWTSIYAARKLLLLGIRQKIHSGYEIKVWEDQWIPTIPARPATPVAPVMHPNMRVSDLINQELKEWDVGLLENYVHPDDIPLIRSMAISSAHRRDTFCWNYTKNGQYTVKSGYWVAQNLMKPEEDKKILEPSITKLQAFAWTLKAPRKMCHLIWQLITGQVAVTRNLARRNMRCDNYCPRCGELEESVTHAIFECPPALQVWSLSATPTSTGIFPVASVYTNMDYLFWRKNEILAPDQDRDPYPWLIWYIWKARNDKLFRGIDRDPLELVRYAESECQAWFIANEMISPVVQAISNEENQVLSLGRSTAMGDGEYASTLAMPELWNRLQGADFNDKRTP; encoded by the exons ATGCTTCATGATTGTGGGATGCTAGAGTTTCCTTTCACGGGGGACATGCTCTCTTGGGTAGGGAAGAGAGCAGGAGGAACAACCGTTCGATGTCGTTTAGACAGAGCGGTTGGAAATGCAGATTGGCACGAGAACTTTCCTCACTCAACTGTGAAGTATTTGAGGCTATGGGGATCAGACCATCGTCCGATTCTCGCAGACATACTCATTAAGCCGACTAGaagatcaaaaaaattcaaatttgacaAAAGATGGTTAGATAATGAGGAGCTAAGGCAAGTCATTCTGGAGGGATGGAAATCTCCTGATCTTCCCGCCAATGCGAATATAATGGAACATATTTCCAGCTGCCGAAAAGCCTTGAGTGAATGGAGGAGACAACATAATATTAATTCAGCAAAGCTAGTAGAGGAGCTCAAGGAGAAAGTTGAGGGCCTATACGCAGACGATAATGCGACGACTGAGGAAATTGCCGCAGCGTTGAAAGAACTCTCTGATGCTCTTAAAGCAGAGGAAATGTTCTGGAAACAAAAGAGTAGAGTGTTTTGGCTGAGAGAGGGagataaaaatactaaattctTCCATGCCCTAACGAAGCAAAGGAGAGCAAGGAACAAAATCACGCAGTTACTGGATGCAAATGGTAACATAGTTGAGGACGAGGAAGGCCtggtagccattgctactagctaTTTTCGGCAAATCTTTGAGTCTTCTATTCCAGAAGATATTGAAGAGGCGTTATCTGAAGTTCCGACGACGGTCACGGGATCAATGAATGACAACCTTACAGCTCCTGTTACTGAATGGGAAGTCAAACTAGCTCTTTTTGCCATGCATCCAGATAAGGCACCAGGGCCAGATGGGATGACTGCacttttttatcaaaagttttGGGATATAGTCAAGGAGGATTTAACtcttatggttaataaattcCTTTTTGATGGGACTGTGACTAATGGATtgaatgatacaaatatatgtcttaTCCCAAAGACACCTAAGCCAAATGATATGGCTCAATTCAGACCCATAAGCCTATGTAATGTCAGCTACAAGATCATCTCTAAAGTCTTATGCCAGAGACTAAAGAAAGTCTTGCCAGGATTGATATCAGAaacccagtcagcctttgttgcgGGAAGACAGATCTCAGATAATATCATGATTGCTCAAGAGATGTTTCATGCCCTGCGAACTAAACCGAGTGGACGTAATAAGAGGATGGCCATCAAGACAGACatgagtaaagcatatgataggatggaaTGGTCATTTATTGAAGCTGTGATGCGAAAGATGGGATTCTCGGAAACATGGATTACATGGATCATGAGGTGCATTACGTCGGTGAAATATAAAGTTCTTATGAATGGGCAGCCAAGAGGACATATTGTTCCAG CTACTAGGTTAGAGATCAAAGATGTACTTGGAATACATAATGATGGTGGGATGGGAAAGTACTTGGGAATCCCAGAGGATATTAGTGGCTCCAAATGTAAACTCTTTGCATTTTTAAAGGACAATCTTATGCACAGAGTTAATGGATGGACAGGTAGATGGCTCTCAAAAGGGGGGAAGGAGGTAATGATCAAATCCATCTTACTCGCTCTTCCGACATACGTTATGTCGACATTTCTGCTCCCATTGGAGATTTGTGAGAACCTTgctagtgccattgcacaattttggtggagctcGAATCCACCAAAGAGAGGAATACACTGGGCGAAATGGGAAAAAGTCTGTCTACCAAAAGAAGAGGGCGGGATTGGTTTCCGTTTGATCCATGAATTTAATCTAGCACTATTGGCAAAGCAACTTTGGAGATTGACTCAGTACCCTGATTCACTGGTTGCCCGAGTTTTGAGAGGCAGGTACTATAGGATGACCTCGCCATTACGAGAAGTCTCTGCAAGTAACCCATCATATGTGTGGACAAGCATTTATGCTGCAAGAAAGCTTTTGCTTCTCGGGATCAGACAGAAGATTCATTCTGGTTATGAGATCAAGGTGTGGGAGGACCAATGGATCCCAACGATACCTGCTAGACCAGCTACACCTGTAGCACCTGTAATGCATCCGAATATGAGAGTTAGTGACCTCATTAACCAAGAATTGAAGGAATGGGATGTAGGGCTACTAGAGAATTATGTCCACCCCGATGACATACCACTCATTCGTAGTATGGCTATAAGTTCTGCCCATCGCCGTGATACCTTCTGCTGGAACTACACGAAGAATGGCCAATACACTGTTAAATCTGGATACTGGGTTGCTCAAAACCTGATGAAGCCAGAAGAGGACAAGAAAATACTGGAACCAAGTATTACTAAActccaagcctttgcttggacgTTGAAAGCACCAAGAAAGAtgtgtcatcttatatggcaattgataACGGGTCAGGTGGCAGTGACGAGGAATCTCGCAAGGCGGAATATGAGGTGCGATAATTATTGCCCAAGGTGTGGAGAACTAGAGGAATCTGTAACACATGCAATATTTGAATGCCCTCCGGCTCTCCAAGTGTGGTCCTTATCAGCAACTCCTACGAGCACAGGTATATTCCCAGTGGCCAGCGTCTACACAAACATGGACTATCTattctggaggaagaatgaAATCTTAGCGCCAGACCAAGacagggatccttatccctggttaatatggtatatttggaaggctcgTAATGACAAACTTTTTAGGGGAATAGATAGAGACCCCTTGGAACTAGTTCGATATGCAGAAAGTGAATGTCAAGCCTGGTTCATTGCAAACGAGATGATATCGCCAGTAGTTCAGGCCATCAGCAATGAGGAGaaccaagtcttaagcttgg GTAGAAGCactgcgatgggcgatggagaatatgcttcaacactcgccATGCCAGAGCTTTGGAACAGACTGCAAGGAGCTGATTTCAATGATAAAAGAACCCCATGA
- the LOC106409497 gene encoding B3 domain-containing transcription factor FUS3-like, translated as MGEAGYAHDVETKVPALMASVDHLPIFGSGSGHDNGYLSASVPLLGVNWKKRRMPRQRRSSSSFNLLSFPTLPPSSHVPTHLPARKIDTGKLRFLFQKELKNSDVSSLRRMILPKKAAEAHLPALEYKEGIPLEMEDLDGLHVWTFKYRFWPNNNSRMYVLENTGDFVSTHCVQPGDFIMFYQYLDSCNYVIQAKNAYEEEEDITNVEEDDVYTNLTRIENTVLNDLPLPDYNQHYNNNNNNEKCSYVYPAFDDVTATTTNAPFVYDTTALSSNDTPLDYLGGPATTTSTNSYYSELGPFEGFGSVENISLDDF; from the exons atgggtgAAGCTGGTTATGCTCATGATGTGGAAACCAAGGTACCTGCTCTAATGGCAAGTGTTGATCATCTTCCAATATTTGGATCTGGGTCTGGTCATGATAATGGGTACTTATCGGCGTCTGTGCCTCTTCTGGGTGTTAACTGGAAGAAGAGAAGGATGCCTAGGCAGAGACGCTCGTCTTCTTCCTTTAACCTTCTCTCTTTTCCTACTTTGCCTCCCTCTTCCCACGTGCCGACTCATCTTCCCGCACGT AAAATAGACACAGGAAAGCTAAGATTCCTCTTCCAAAAGGAATTGAAGAACAGTGACGTCAGCTCCCTTCGCCGAATGATACTCCCCAAG AAAGCAGCGGAGGCTCACTTGCCGGCGTTAGAATACAAGGAAGGGATACCTTTAGAAATGGAAGATCTGGATGGTCTTCACGTTTGGACCTTCAAGTACAG GTTCTGGCCTAACAACAATAGCAGAATGTACGTGCTCGAAAACACAG GGGACTTTGTGAGTACTCATTGTGTGCAGCCTGGTGACTTCATCATGTTCTACCAATATCTCGACTCTTGCAATTAC GTGATACAAGCAAAAAATgcatatgaagaagaagaagacataacTAACGTGGAAGAAGATGACGTTTACACAAACTTAACAAGGATTGAAAACACTGTGCTTAACGATCTTCCACTCCCAGATTATAATCAAcattacaacaacaacaacaacaacgaaaAATGTTCATACGTTTACCCCGCCTTCGATGATGTCACCGCCACAACCACCAACGCACCTTTCGTTTACGACACGACGGCTCTCAGCTCAAACGACACTCCTCTCGATTATTTGGGTGGGCCCGCGACGACGACATCGACTAATAGTTATTACTCCGAGTTAGGACCATTCGAGGGTTTTGGCTCAGTCGAGAATATCTCCCTCGATGACTTCTAA
- the LOC106352421 gene encoding short-chain dehydrogenase reductase 3a, translating into MLRSFTRNFKLIVENGSNSKPVISTLLYSTSSSRRLEGKVAVITGGASGLGKATAEEFVNHGAQAIIVDIDEEAGRMVTTELGSAAHFIKCDVTEEEQVARAFETVMARHGKLDVLLNSAGISCSISPPSIADLDMDIYDQVMRLNVRGTVLGIKHAARGMIPAGSGSILCLSSISGLMGGLGPYAYSMSKFTIPGVVKTVAGELCKHGLRINCISPASIPTPLTLRMFREALAGHNIPEEHLMAIVNATGDLKGEKCEERDVAKAALYLASDDAKFVTGHNLVVDGGFTCFKSLNLPFP; encoded by the exons ATGTTGAGGTCATTCACAAG AAACTTCAAACTCATTGTAGAAAATGGTTCCAACTCCAAGCCAGTTATCTCTACTCTCCTATATTCAACGTCTTCTTCAAG AAGGTTAGAAGGCAAAGTAGCAGTCATAACAGGCGGAGCAAGCGGCCTAGGGAAGGCCACGGCGGAGGAATTTGTAAATCATGGTGCTCAAGCCATTATTGTAGATATAGACGAGGAGGCTGGTCGTATGGTCACTACCGAACTTGGCTCAGCGGCACATTTCATTAAATGCGATGTCACTGAGGAGGAACAAGTCGCTAGAGCCTTCGAAACCGTCATGGCTCGCCATGGGAAGCTTGACGTACTGCTCAATAGCGCAGGAATATCGT GCTCCATATCACCACCAAGCATAGCCGACCTAGACATGGACATTTACGACCAAGTGATGCGTCTCAACGTACGAGGAACCGTCTTAGGGATAAAGCATGCGGCTCGAGGCATGATCCCCGCTGGCTCGGGCTCCATCCTTTGCCTCTCTAGCATCAGCGGTTTGATGGGCGGTTTGGGCCCATATGCATACTCAATGTCTAAATTCACAATACCGGGTGTGGTCAAGACGGTTGCTGGTGAGCTGTGCAAGCATGGCTTAAGGATTAACTGTATATCACCTGCGAGCATCCCAACGCCTCTAACGCTAAGGATGTTTCGAGAAGCGTTGGCTGGTCACAACATTCCGGAGGAACATCTTATGGCGATTGTGAACGCGACGGGAGACTTAAAGGGAGAAAAGTGTGAAGAGAGAGACGTGGCTAAAGCGGCTTTGTATTTGGCATCTGATGATGCTAAGTTTGTTACGGGGCATAACCTTGTTGTTGACGGTGGATTTACATGtttcaagtctcttaatctcccTTTCCCTTAA
- the LOC106409182 gene encoding uncharacterized protein LOC106409182 — MEDTVGGGLNVLLKSITHPRSTFNVSFIQARRWNCDYKKAKDKVTDIRTGAAKLKEASEADFHGATTPIKKIVNANWPKNSNQFSKSFRKLRDLQLKEKLHILMWSLKIYLPVIMHMNWILNL, encoded by the exons ATGGA AGACACCGTTGGAGGTGGTCTTAATGTCCTTCTTAAATCCATCACCCACCCACGATCTACTTTCAATGTGAGCTTCATTCAAGCAAGGCGGTGGAACTGCGACTATAAAAAG GCAAAAGACAAAGTTACAGATATCAGAACTGGTGCAGCTAAACTTAAAGAAGCTAGCGAAGCCGACTTCCATGGAGCAACTACT CCAATTAAGAAGATTGTGAATGCTAACTGGCCAAAGAATTCCAATCAGTTCTCAAAGAGTTTCAGAAAGCTCAGAGACTTGCAGCTGAAAGAGAAATTACATATACTCATGTGGTCACTAAAGATATACCTACCAG TTATAATGCACATGAACTGGATATTGAATCTTTAA